A single genomic interval of Spirosoma linguale DSM 74 harbors:
- a CDS encoding putative membrane protein (TIGRFAM: putative membrane protein), whose amino-acid sequence MFNRFILTILTLTLSRLAFAQDPQFTQFYAAPLYLNPAFAGSALAPRITANYRNQWPAITNYVTTMVGVDHFIEKYNSGVGLLIQSDNQGQGRIQSTDIGLQYAYQFQVSESAFVRLGLQGSYVNRSINYFGLTTGDQFTDRGFITGSISGDPTLQGGLPTKKYMDFSTGGLFYSDWFWIGAAAHHINRPEQGFFAGDQERLPMKTSIQAGLRIPLGGFTGLADEEDREISFSPVLMYKHQGKYDQLDIGAYLTYSPLTFGAYYRGIPFKKYNQTLNNHDAVAALIGWRMEKFSIGYSYDITISTLGNSGGSHELSLSYVFDKPEARRGGVKRRSKKLPCPKF is encoded by the coding sequence ATGTTTAACAGATTTATACTGACAATTTTGACGCTGACCCTAAGCCGACTTGCCTTTGCTCAGGACCCTCAGTTCACTCAATTTTATGCGGCTCCCCTGTATCTGAACCCGGCATTTGCCGGTTCGGCACTGGCGCCACGCATAACGGCTAACTACCGGAACCAATGGCCGGCCATTACGAACTACGTGACAACGATGGTTGGTGTGGATCACTTCATCGAAAAGTACAACAGTGGTGTGGGGCTACTGATTCAAAGCGATAACCAGGGACAGGGAAGGATTCAATCGACGGATATAGGGTTGCAATATGCTTACCAGTTTCAGGTAAGCGAATCGGCGTTTGTGCGGCTTGGTTTACAAGGCTCTTACGTAAACCGAAGTATCAACTACTTTGGTCTAACCACGGGCGATCAATTTACCGACCGGGGTTTTATCACGGGCAGCATCTCCGGCGACCCAACCTTACAGGGCGGATTACCTACCAAAAAATACATGGATTTTTCGACCGGCGGCCTTTTTTATTCCGACTGGTTCTGGATTGGCGCAGCAGCCCACCACATCAACCGGCCCGAGCAGGGATTCTTTGCCGGAGATCAGGAGCGATTACCGATGAAGACCAGCATTCAGGCCGGATTACGTATCCCGCTGGGTGGCTTTACGGGTCTGGCCGATGAGGAGGACCGCGAAATCAGTTTCTCACCCGTACTTATGTACAAACATCAGGGCAAATATGATCAATTAGACATAGGCGCTTATTTGACGTACTCACCGCTAACCTTTGGTGCCTATTATCGGGGCATTCCCTTCAAAAAGTATAATCAAACGCTGAACAACCACGATGCCGTTGCAGCATTAATCGGCTGGCGCATGGAAAAATTTTCTATTGGCTACAGCTACGATATTACCATTTCTACGCTCGGTAACAGCGGAGGTTCACACGAGTTATCCCTCTCGTATGTGTTCGACAAGCCGGAAGCGCGCCGGGGCGGGGTCAAACGGCGCAGCAAGAAACTCCCCTGTCCAAAGTTTTAA
- a CDS encoding putative transcription regulator with HTH domain protein (KEGG: dal:Dalk_4292 putative transcription regulator with HTH domain) codes for MDIKPIRTETDYRAALQLIDTLVDCEDGSEQADQLDILSILVENYENDHYPIAPPDPIDAIRFRMEQTGMSEQEIGIYMGGEVAARAILNREEPLTLSMIKVLYRQLHIPAESLLAS; via the coding sequence ATGGATATCAAGCCAATCAGGACAGAGACCGATTACCGAGCTGCCTTACAGCTTATTGACACATTAGTTGATTGTGAAGATGGTAGTGAACAAGCTGATCAATTGGATATTTTGTCTATTCTGGTTGAAAATTATGAGAACGATCACTATCCAATTGCACCGCCTGACCCCATTGATGCGATCCGGTTTAGAATGGAGCAAACAGGGATGTCGGAACAGGAAATAGGTATTTATATGGGAGGAGAGGTAGCTGCCCGTGCCATACTGAATCGGGAAGAACCATTAACACTTTCAATGATAAAAGTGCTTTATCGCCAGTTACACATTCCGGCAGAGAGTTTACTGGCGTCATGA
- a CDS encoding ABC transporter related protein (PFAM: ABC transporter related~SMART: AAA ATPase~KEGG: gsu:GSU1644 putative ABC transporter ATP- binding protein) codes for MSQETIIFSMAGVSKNIPPNRQILKNIYLSFFYGAKIGVLGLNGSGKSTLLRIIAGIDKNYTGEVVFSPGYSVGMLEQEPQFTPGRTVREIVEEGVQEVVNLLKEFDEINEAFGDPDADFDKLIARQGEVQEKIDHFNGWELDQKLERAMDALRCPPPDALIDNLSGGEKRRVALCRLLLQQPDVLLLDEPTNHLDAESVLWLEEHLRLYSGTVIAVTHDRYFLDNVAGWILELDRGEGIPWKGNYSSWLEQKQNRLAREEKTESKRQKTLQRELEWVKMAPKARQAKSKARLGAYEKLLNEDAKQRDDKLEIFIPAGPRLGSKVIEAEDVAKAFGDRLLFEHLGFRLPQGGIVGIIGPNGAGKTTLFKLITGREKPDAGTFDVGDTVKVAYVDQEHDGLDPNKTVFETISGGSEWIMMGGKQSNARAYVSRFNFAGSDQEKKIGMLSGGERNRVHLAMILKEGANLLLLDEPTNDLDVNTLRALEEGLENFAGCAVVISHDRWFLDRIATHILAFEGDSQVYWFEGNFSEYEENRRKRLGTEATPTRIKYKKLA; via the coding sequence ATGAGCCAGGAAACCATAATTTTCTCTATGGCAGGCGTGAGTAAAAATATTCCGCCTAACCGACAAATCCTAAAGAACATATACCTTTCCTTCTTTTATGGTGCTAAAATTGGTGTTTTAGGGCTTAACGGTTCTGGTAAATCTACTTTATTACGCATCATTGCCGGTATCGATAAAAATTATACCGGCGAAGTCGTTTTCTCGCCCGGCTACTCGGTTGGTATGCTGGAACAGGAGCCGCAGTTCACGCCCGGCCGCACGGTTCGCGAAATTGTTGAAGAGGGCGTTCAGGAAGTGGTTAATCTGTTGAAAGAATTCGATGAGATCAACGAAGCCTTTGGTGACCCCGATGCCGACTTCGATAAGCTGATTGCCCGCCAGGGTGAAGTGCAGGAAAAAATTGACCATTTCAACGGCTGGGAACTCGACCAGAAACTGGAACGGGCTATGGATGCCCTGCGCTGCCCCCCGCCCGACGCGCTGATCGACAACTTGTCGGGTGGTGAAAAACGGCGGGTGGCGCTTTGTCGGCTGCTGCTTCAGCAACCCGATGTCCTGCTGCTCGACGAACCGACCAACCACCTCGATGCGGAATCCGTATTGTGGCTCGAAGAACACCTGCGGTTGTATTCGGGAACGGTTATTGCCGTGACGCACGATCGCTACTTTCTGGATAACGTGGCGGGCTGGATTCTCGAACTCGACCGGGGCGAGGGTATCCCCTGGAAAGGCAACTACTCATCCTGGCTGGAACAGAAGCAAAATCGCTTAGCCAGGGAGGAAAAGACGGAGTCGAAGCGGCAGAAGACGCTCCAGCGCGAGCTGGAATGGGTTAAAATGGCCCCCAAAGCCCGTCAGGCAAAATCGAAGGCCCGCCTGGGCGCCTACGAAAAACTCCTCAACGAGGACGCTAAACAGCGCGACGATAAGCTCGAAATCTTTATCCCGGCCGGACCACGTCTGGGTTCGAAAGTGATCGAAGCGGAAGACGTGGCAAAAGCGTTCGGCGACCGGCTTTTGTTTGAACATCTGGGTTTCCGACTGCCACAGGGTGGTATTGTAGGAATCATTGGTCCTAACGGAGCGGGTAAAACTACGCTCTTCAAACTAATTACCGGCCGGGAAAAGCCCGATGCGGGTACGTTCGATGTAGGCGATACGGTAAAAGTGGCTTACGTCGATCAGGAGCACGACGGTCTTGATCCAAACAAAACCGTTTTTGAGACAATTTCGGGTGGGAGTGAGTGGATTATGATGGGCGGAAAGCAATCGAACGCCCGCGCGTACGTGAGCCGGTTCAACTTTGCCGGATCGGATCAGGAAAAGAAAATAGGCATGTTGTCGGGTGGTGAACGTAACCGCGTTCATCTGGCCATGATACTGAAAGAAGGGGCCAATCTGTTGCTGCTGGATGAGCCCACCAACGATTTGGATGTGAATACGCTTCGGGCGCTGGAAGAAGGCCTGGAAAACTTCGCCGGTTGTGCCGTCGTCATCAGCCACGACCGTTGGTTCCTGGACCGGATTGCCACGCACATTCTGGCGTTTGAAGGCGACTCGCAGGTGTACTGGTTTGAAGGCAACTTCTCGGAATACGAAGAAAATCGACGCAAGCGATTAGGTACTGAAGCTACTCCTACCCGTATTAAGTACAAGAAACTGGCGTAG
- a CDS encoding protein of unknown function DUF349 (PFAM: protein of unknown function DUF349~KEGG: hypothetical protein) — protein MENASLVDEYGYVKDGKVFLKGYLNYEDRQIGEVKRTEQEALDYFKNRFIIAENKVSQLEKDIEEAQNKGSYLTKLVQLRKKLLGFDALGDFPPLLERLDEQEKLLADLITVNQLKNLEIKRALIAEAEALADSTDWRNTADALQEIKVKWIKTGPVDKATEAEVEGRFQELLDGFFTRRREFFNEQNKVIQERLEKYDELIRLAFRANRLGDLDAAFQEVRKLNNAWKQVGEVPIKKSGKLYKQFKKATTMFYAKYNDAKGIVIVPKIDPRIEQQMKMADEAEKLSKQSDIFAAAERAKVLLNSWKEIRVPFKLQDKVVNERFRAACDKIFELSYLGRVLTRKYPAFELKSQSEQIRTKIREMEYLVKREKNDLQFALQDADGLDPNKDEDKQILNKINTQKRKIAMKETILREFQKQLETAGY, from the coding sequence ATGGAAAACGCTTCACTGGTAGATGAATACGGTTACGTCAAAGACGGAAAGGTATTTTTGAAAGGCTACCTGAATTACGAAGACCGCCAGATTGGCGAAGTCAAACGCACCGAGCAGGAAGCGCTCGATTATTTCAAGAATCGCTTCATCATCGCGGAGAACAAAGTCAGCCAGCTAGAAAAAGATATTGAAGAGGCTCAGAACAAAGGCTCTTATCTAACAAAACTGGTTCAGCTTCGTAAGAAGCTCCTCGGTTTTGACGCACTGGGCGATTTCCCTCCCCTGCTTGAGCGCCTGGACGAGCAGGAAAAACTGCTGGCTGACCTGATTACGGTCAATCAGCTGAAAAACCTTGAAATAAAACGAGCCCTGATCGCCGAAGCTGAAGCTCTGGCCGATAGTACCGACTGGCGTAACACAGCCGATGCCCTTCAGGAAATCAAGGTGAAATGGATCAAAACGGGTCCTGTCGACAAAGCGACGGAGGCCGAAGTGGAAGGCCGGTTTCAGGAACTTCTGGATGGCTTCTTTACCCGCCGACGTGAGTTCTTCAACGAACAGAACAAGGTTATTCAGGAGCGGCTTGAAAAATACGATGAACTGATTCGACTTGCCTTCCGGGCCAACCGCCTGGGCGATCTGGATGCAGCTTTTCAGGAAGTACGCAAATTAAACAATGCCTGGAAACAGGTGGGTGAGGTGCCCATCAAAAAGAGCGGCAAGCTCTACAAGCAGTTTAAGAAGGCGACGACCATGTTCTACGCCAAATACAACGACGCGAAGGGCATTGTAATCGTACCGAAGATCGATCCTCGCATCGAGCAGCAGATGAAAATGGCCGACGAAGCCGAAAAGCTCTCGAAACAGTCTGATATTTTTGCCGCTGCCGAACGGGCCAAAGTGCTACTCAATAGCTGGAAGGAAATTCGGGTGCCATTTAAGCTTCAGGATAAAGTCGTTAATGAACGCTTCCGGGCAGCCTGCGACAAGATTTTCGAACTTAGTTATCTGGGACGGGTATTGACGCGTAAATACCCGGCGTTTGAACTCAAAAGCCAGTCGGAACAGATTCGGACGAAGATTCGGGAGATGGAGTACCTGGTCAAGCGGGAGAAGAACGACCTTCAGTTTGCTTTACAGGACGCCGACGGTCTCGACCCGAACAAGGACGAAGACAAGCAAATCCTGAACAAGATCAACACCCAGAAGCGCAAAATCGCCATGAAAGAGACTATTCTTCGTGAGTTTCAGAAGCAACTGGAAACAGCAGGCTATTAG
- a CDS encoding NUDIX hydrolase (PFAM: NUDIX hydrolase~KEGG: sat:SYN_02072 MutT/NUDIX family protein): MKVRPSALIWRQVDGQTQVLFMRYSYGGQDVYALPGGNPDRGEILTETVIREIREELGVSVDIGEMILAGEMLLTERNDDVLHVVFAARNLQGEPALNPDETTALDLVWLPVAELDKFNLYPNIGARLQPWFSSATYLGYVGRIEQKYFE, from the coding sequence ATGAAAGTTCGTCCGTCTGCTCTTATCTGGCGTCAAGTTGATGGCCAGACTCAGGTCTTGTTCATGCGTTATTCTTACGGCGGACAGGATGTTTACGCCCTCCCCGGCGGTAACCCCGACCGGGGCGAAATTCTGACGGAGACGGTTATCCGGGAAATTCGGGAAGAGCTGGGTGTTTCGGTCGATATAGGCGAAATGATTCTGGCGGGCGAAATGCTTCTGACAGAGCGTAACGACGATGTATTACACGTGGTCTTTGCCGCCCGTAACCTCCAAGGCGAACCCGCCCTGAACCCCGACGAAACTACCGCACTTGACCTGGTCTGGTTACCCGTAGCGGAGCTAGACAAGTTTAATCTTTATCCGAATATTGGGGCCCGGCTCCAGCCCTGGTTCAGCAGCGCCACTTACCTGGGCTATGTCGGCCGGATTGAGCAAAAGTATTTCGAATGA
- a CDS encoding Na+/solute symporter (PFAM: Na+/solute symporter~KEGG: rso:RSc0463 sodium/solute symporter transmembrane protein), producing MLLLFIALYLLSNVAVGAWAARRVTTSQDFVLAGRRLPFLLAASVTFATWFGSETIMGAPAMFVEGGFLAVIEEPFGSALCLFLVGAFFARPLYRLNITTFCDYFRIRFGRSAELLSAIMVIPSYFSWISAQLVAIGIVLSVVTDIPREYCIIGSAAIVMAYTLLGGMWSISVTDFFHNLIIILALAVLGVMLWNEVGGWETIEKRTPAGFFRFLPQATTKDWLTYVAAWITIGLGSIPQQDVFQRVMAAKTEKTAVRASFLASGMYLTIAMLPLFIALSAKLLHPDLPKDNQLIIPNMVMRHGSLPLQVLFFGAVTSAILSVSSGAILAPATVFGENVMKFFRPDISDKALLQTIRWVVVVITVICVGMSTTRDTNIFDLVGESSAFSLVSLFVPLAAGIYWKRANLTGCLYSMLVGFGVWLVCLWLDTAYSPMLWGLLASTVAMVAGSLLGRSSGRTN from the coding sequence ATGCTCCTCCTTTTTATAGCCTTATATTTACTTTCCAACGTGGCGGTCGGTGCGTGGGCCGCTCGTCGGGTAACCACCTCGCAGGATTTTGTTCTGGCCGGACGGCGATTACCGTTTTTACTGGCCGCTTCCGTAACCTTTGCTACCTGGTTCGGTTCGGAGACTATTATGGGGGCACCAGCCATGTTTGTGGAGGGGGGATTTCTGGCGGTTATTGAAGAGCCGTTCGGATCGGCCCTATGCCTGTTTCTGGTTGGTGCGTTCTTTGCCCGGCCGCTCTACCGGCTTAACATAACCACTTTCTGTGACTATTTCCGCATTCGATTCGGGCGGTCGGCGGAGTTGTTATCGGCCATTATGGTTATTCCCTCTTATTTTAGCTGGATTTCGGCGCAGTTGGTTGCTATTGGCATCGTATTGAGTGTGGTGACCGATATTCCGCGTGAGTACTGTATCATTGGTAGCGCAGCCATTGTCATGGCTTACACGCTGCTGGGTGGTATGTGGTCGATTTCGGTTACCGATTTTTTCCATAACCTTATCATCATTCTGGCATTGGCGGTGCTGGGTGTTATGCTCTGGAATGAAGTTGGCGGATGGGAAACGATTGAGAAACGAACACCGGCAGGATTTTTCCGTTTTTTGCCTCAGGCAACCACAAAAGACTGGCTAACCTACGTAGCGGCCTGGATAACCATCGGGCTGGGTTCCATTCCGCAGCAGGACGTTTTCCAGCGCGTGATGGCTGCCAAAACGGAAAAAACGGCCGTTCGAGCATCGTTCCTGGCGTCGGGCATGTATCTCACCATTGCTATGCTGCCGCTATTTATTGCCTTAAGTGCCAAACTGCTCCACCCCGATCTGCCGAAAGATAACCAGCTCATTATCCCCAACATGGTCATGCGTCATGGAAGCCTGCCGCTTCAGGTGTTGTTCTTTGGCGCTGTCACATCGGCCATTTTAAGTGTATCGAGTGGAGCTATTCTGGCGCCAGCAACGGTTTTTGGGGAGAATGTGATGAAATTTTTTCGCCCGGACATCAGCGATAAAGCGTTATTACAGACCATCCGATGGGTAGTCGTTGTCATCACCGTTATCTGCGTAGGCATGAGTACCACCCGCGATACGAATATCTTCGATCTGGTGGGCGAGTCGTCGGCGTTTAGTTTGGTATCTTTGTTTGTGCCGTTGGCGGCAGGTATCTACTGGAAGCGGGCCAATTTAACGGGTTGCCTGTATTCCATGCTCGTTGGCTTCGGCGTCTGGCTCGTCTGTCTATGGCTCGATACGGCCTATTCGCCCATGCTCTGGGGCCTGCTGGCGAGTACAGTCGCTATGGTCGCCGGAAGTTTGCTGGGCAGATCCTCAGGCAGGACGAATTAA
- a CDS encoding hypothetical protein (PFAM: M penetrans paralogue 2 domain protein~KEGG: scl:sce7189 putative exported alanine/arginine/valine-rich protein), translating into MYLEERIEQVEKQNEITSRAVADLTVDVRAIRRDMTEGFKQVNARLDNLEADVSVLKQDVSVLKQDVIILKQDVAILKQDVSELKQDVGTIKQTLQLVLAYLHEKLP; encoded by the coding sequence ATGTACCTGGAAGAACGCATTGAGCAGGTTGAAAAACAAAATGAAATAACTTCCAGGGCCGTCGCTGACCTGACGGTTGATGTCCGCGCCATTCGCCGTGATATGACCGAAGGATTCAAGCAAGTCAATGCCCGACTTGACAACCTGGAAGCAGATGTAAGCGTCCTTAAGCAGGATGTAAGCGTCCTTAAGCAGGATGTGATCATTCTTAAGCAGGACGTGGCCATTCTCAAACAGGATGTAAGCGAGTTAAAACAAGACGTGGGGACAATCAAACAAACTTTACAACTTGTACTTGCCTACCTGCATGAAAAACTGCCTTAA
- a CDS encoding Inositol oxygenase (PFAM: Protein of unknown function DUF706~KEGG: hypothetical protein), which produces MISENAPLASLDQWEDDVISRYPEPEHKSKEDYRNYDSPERDTVREFYRLNHTYQTYDFVREKEREFLKFDKKELPVWGAMEFLNTLVDDSDPDTDLDQLQHLLQTAEAIRADGHPDWFVLTGFVHDMGKVLCLFGEPQWAVVGDTFPVGCQHSDKIVYPEYFANNPDSRDERYNTKYGIYEPNCGLRNVHMSWGHDEYLYQIMKDYMPEPALYMMRYHSFYSQHREESYNHLMDEHDHEMFKWVRKFNPYDLYSKSPKPPVVSELKPYYEDLIAKYLPATLRL; this is translated from the coding sequence ATGATCAGCGAAAACGCCCCCCTTGCCAGCCTCGATCAGTGGGAAGATGACGTAATCAGCCGCTACCCCGAGCCTGAACACAAATCGAAAGAAGATTACCGGAATTATGACTCACCAGAGCGTGATACCGTCCGGGAATTTTATCGGCTGAACCACACGTACCAGACCTACGATTTTGTGCGGGAAAAGGAGCGTGAGTTTCTGAAGTTCGACAAAAAAGAATTGCCGGTTTGGGGCGCTATGGAGTTCCTGAACACCCTCGTAGACGACTCCGACCCCGATACAGATCTTGACCAGCTCCAGCACCTGCTGCAAACTGCCGAAGCTATCCGCGCCGACGGCCACCCCGATTGGTTCGTACTGACGGGCTTTGTACACGACATGGGCAAAGTGCTTTGCCTGTTCGGCGAACCCCAGTGGGCCGTGGTAGGGGATACCTTCCCGGTGGGTTGCCAGCACTCCGATAAGATCGTTTACCCAGAATACTTTGCTAACAACCCTGATTCGCGGGATGAGCGGTATAATACGAAATACGGCATATATGAGCCTAACTGCGGCCTTCGCAACGTGCATATGTCGTGGGGGCACGATGAGTACCTGTACCAGATCATGAAAGACTACATGCCCGAACCGGCGCTGTATATGATGCGGTACCACTCGTTCTATTCGCAGCACCGCGAGGAGTCCTACAATCACCTGATGGACGAGCACGACCATGAGATGTTCAAATGGGTGCGTAAATTTAATCCATACGATCTGTATTCAAAAAGCCCAAAGCCGCCAGTCGTAAGCGAATTGAAGCCTTATTATGAGGATCTGATTGCTAAGTACCTACCTGCTACGTTGCGGTTGTAA